The Gammaproteobacteria bacterium DNA window AATGCAGCCACCGAGATGAGGATTCCGGCGCATATCGCCAGGATCCGGTCACTGCGTGTGTGGAGCCTCATCAGATTGTTGTCGCCCTTGCCTTGTTCCATTTTCCTGTTCCCGCTTGCACCCCGTTCAATGATCATAGCGCAGTCCCGTCCCGCTTACCTTACGATTTCCTGATCATGCCGGGCCGTCGTCCACCCCTGATGCCGGCCGGTTGCGGGCCTCGCCGTTTCGCAGGGCAACGTCGGCGATGACCTCAAGGAAAGCGTCTCCGAAGCGCTCCAGCTTGGCCTGCCCCACGCCATGCAGGGTGAGCATTTCCTCGGGCGAGCGGGGACGGGTGCGCACAAACTCCCTTAGCGTCGCATCGTGGAACACCACGTAAGGCGGGACCCCGGCCTCGTCGGCCAGAGCCAGCCGGCGTTCCTTCAGCGCCTGCCACAAGGGTTCGTCGCCGGGGCCGATTTCCCAGTCCGGCTGCCGGCGTTTCGGCTGATGCCTGGGGCGGGCGGCGCGCACCTCCTGGCGCAATTCAATCGACTGTTCGCCCCGCAGCAGGGGCCGTGAATCCGGCGTAAGGACCAGCGCCCCGTGCCGTTCGGGATCCACCCGCGCGAAACCCAGCGCCACCAGCTGCCGGGCGACGGCATGCCACTCGCGCGCCGACAGGTCGGCGCCGATTCCGAAGGTGGACAGCTCCTGATGCCGGTGTCTTTGCACCTTGTCGGTTTCCTTCCCGCGCAATACGTCCGCCAGGTGGGCCACGCCGAACCGCTGCCCGGCGCGCACCGCGCAAGACAGGAATTTCTGCGCGGGAACGGTGCCGTCGAAGGTGTTGGGCGGGTTCAGGCAGATGTCGCAGTTGCCGCACGGCCCCGCATATCGCTCGCCGAAATAGGCCAGCAGCGCGGCCCGCCGGCAGCGCGTAATTTCGCACCAGGCCACCAGGGCCGCCAGGCGGGCCCGCTGCACCCGCTTGTGCTCGTCGCCGGCCTCCGATTGATCGACCATTTGCCTGAGGCGCACGACGTCTTGCAGCCCGTAGCACATCCAGGCTTCGGCCGGCTTGCCGTCGCGTCCCGCGCGCCCGGTCTCCTGGTAATAAGCCTCCAGGCTCTTGGGGAGGTCGGTATGGGCCACAAAACGAACGTTCGGCTTGTCGATCCCCATGCCGAAGGCGATCGTCGCCACCACGATCGCCTCGTCGGACCGCTGGAAGTGCGCCTGGCAGCGACGGCGCTCCCCTGCCGAGAGGCCGGCATGATAGGGCCAGGCGTCATACCCCGCCTCCCGCAGGCGCTCGGCGGTCGTTTCCACCTTTCGCCGCGAAAGGCAATATA harbors:
- the recQ gene encoding DNA helicase RecQ encodes the protein MNLTTAHRLLRSVFGYSAFRPEQEAIIRAVLAGRDALVLMPTGGGKSLCYQIPSMLRSGVGLVVSPLIALMQDQVAALREHGVAAAFLNSSMSTEDQRQVIGAVRRGELDLLYLAPERLLREETRTLALLRETQIALIAIDEAHCVSQWGHDFRPEYLGLDVLRDHFPGTPRMALTATADEATREEIVRRLKLTGASRFISGFDRPNIRYTVRMKGGPGADLAGFLTTRKGQAGIVYCLSRRKVETTAERLREAGYDAWPYHAGLSAGERRRCQAHFQRSDEAIVVATIAFGMGIDKPNVRFVAHTDLPKSLEAYYQETGRAGRDGKPAEAWMCYGLQDVVRLRQMVDQSEAGDEHKRVQRARLAALVAWCEITRCRRAALLAYFGERYAGPCGNCDICLNPPNTFDGTVPAQKFLSCAVRAGQRFGVAHLADVLRGKETDKVQRHRHQELSTFGIGADLSAREWHAVARQLVALGFARVDPERHGALVLTPDSRPLLRGEQSIELRQEVRAARPRHQPKRRQPDWEIGPGDEPLWQALKERRLALADEAGVPPYVVFHDATLREFVRTRPRSPEEMLTLHGVGQAKLERFGDAFLEVIADVALRNGEARNRPASGVDDGPA